A DNA window from Mus pahari chromosome 13, PAHARI_EIJ_v1.1, whole genome shotgun sequence contains the following coding sequences:
- the Znf518b gene encoding zinc finger protein 518B — MQIREMKDIGEQLYTTQVNGGPSSLTMSPKQPNRATRTERQEAQTLLYQGSEAEAATVTIATCVQCKSVHKIPTQDLRKGPGQSQDTYVCFKCSLRAVPTQMHFVNNNAGAVHVRNEAETISSPVNKFKVRNFKPGKYYCDKCRFSTKDPLQYRKHTLQHEEIKFICSHCSYISYTKGEFQRHLVKHTGIFPYRCEYCDYGAIRNDYIVKHRRRVHERAGAKRPFKTVAKLEPKRTSISKQSMELSKAPSPRAAFQNKLSDQLSRFSLHANKDKTHNMMLLPELKKYQKDVVCIPNKVTLSEPREVSLLGNKNVEVEVLSPSKEPVQPGVPLTVMAPSELVVPTNCLAQLMDVKVVNGAQQLVLKLFPLEENARLETSRGDGGTSECLSTEKGAGGQKKMLSTEASRSLAVEGNAGDFVGLDRLHSLVQKQLKNVKWVKSCNFFMPNSGVHNHQDSFLGPDTIKELQKSHSLCPPRALPSAAMKSHSPASVQNSVSYGPGTTVSHFLSKAAVAFAEDRRGALSDSQQLLPLASLPSKVPFSGEKGLLPIGENDLEARNRISRPETVVSSDRKLEDKQMEGKAVGNAGQVSSGQKKEYLHINITGEDKPRSHQPGDQPVQPKTSETAGNTFEGPIISSVFSLSSGSENVPEGIKWNSSTTKIKSIELLRRKIAQLIESCGKPTSLSANSAQRRSMGQAPKLTSKATPKAIQEMSVSLTGSGPGPTPGPSVGPLQKPPNEDSLTGSRQLVPQQICPQFVSANDGKMENRVTRKTPVATPVLIPKGAVLRVLNSSEDAHIIEATCDTPVSIPCSEAQLAGTLPFCPMKQTGSGTQPLTCRSGPADMSPGLETSLRPKPRKEDPICSATAKKMVPVYSTAPGSCDSIRQGRPISRNLTVTKNKTKQVNSAKKKNKMQANPSRYFKDPSFFQVARQLRLIAAKPDQLIKCPRRNQPVIVLNHPDVDSPEVTNVMKVINKYKGNVLKVVLSERTRCQLSVRRYHMRLTYQNVTETNHMKRQMMLKMKLKKVHKNNYQVVGSLPDDPAQCVFKCWFCGRLYEDQEEWMSHGQRHLIEATRDWDVLSSKGK, encoded by the coding sequence ATGCAGATAAGGGAGATGAAGGATATTGGAGAACAACTCTATACCACACAAGTGAATGGGGGACCCAGTTCCTTGACCATGTCCCCCAAACAACCTAATAGAGCAACTCGGACGGAGAGACAGGAAGCTCAGACCCTATTGTATCAAggttcagaggcagaggctgccACAGTGACTATTGCTACTTGTGTACAGTGCAAAAGTGTTCACAAGATCCCCACTCAAGACTTGAGGAAAGGCCCTGGGCAGAGCCAAGATACTTATGTCTGCTTTAAGTGCAGCCTTCGAGCAGTGCCTACCCAGATGCATTTTGTGAACAACAACGCTGGTGCTGTGCATGTCAGAAATGAGGCAGAAACCATCTCAAGTCCTGTAAATAAATTTAAGGTTAGGAACTTCAAGCCAGGCAAATACTACTGTGATAAATGTCGCTTCTCTACAAAGGACCCGCTGCAATACCGGAAGCACACACTGCAGCACGAGGAGATCAAGTTCATCTGTTCCCACTGCAGCTACATCTCATACACGAAAGGGGAGTTCCAGAGGCATCTGGTGAAGCACACAGGCATCTTCCCTTACCGGTGTGAGTACTGCGACTATGGTGCTATTCGCAATGACTACATTGTCAAGCACAGGAGGAGGGTCCACGAGCGGGCTGGGGCCAAGCGGCCATTCAAAACTGTGGCCAAGCTGGAGCCCAAGAGAACCAGCATCTCAAAGCAGAGCATGGAACTCTCAAAGGCCCCCAGTCCCAGGGCTGCCTTCCAAAACAAGTTGTCGGACCAGCTATCTCGGTTCTCTCTCCATGCAAACAAAGACAAGACCCACAACATGATGTTATTACCTGAGCTAAAGAAGTACCAAAAAGATGTAGTGTGCATTCCCAACAAAGTGACCCTGTCTGAGCCCAGGGAGGTGAGCCTGTTAGGGAACAAGAATGTTGAGGTGGAAGTGCTGTCCCCCTCAAAGGAACCTGTGCAGCCAGGGGTGCCACTGACTGTTATGGCGCCCTCAGAGCTGGTGGTCCCCACCAACTGTCTGGCCCAGTTGATGGACGTGAAGGTTGTCAATGGCGCTCAGCAGCTTGTGCTTAAACTGTTTCCATTGGAAGAGAATGCCCGTCTTGAAACGAGCCGAGGAGACGGAGGCACTTCCGAGTGTCTGAGTACCGAGAAGGGCGCAGGGGGacagaaaaaaatgctttctacAGAAGCATCAAGGTCACTAGCCGTGGAAGGGAATGCTGGAGACTTTGTGGGCCTGGATCGTCTGCACTCTTTGGTTCAGAAACAGCTTAAAAATGTGAAATGGGTGAAGTCTTGTAATTTTTTCATGCCCAATTCTGGTGTACACAATCACCAAGACTCTTTCCTCGGTCCCGATACAATCAAAGAGTTACAGAAATCTCACAGTTTGTGTCCACCTAGAGCCCTTCCTTCTGCTGCCATGAAAAGTCATTCTCCAGCCTCTGTACAAAATAGTGTTTCCTATGGTCCTGGAACCACAGTGAGCCATTTCCTGAGTAAAGCAGCTGTTGCTTTCGCTGAAGACAGAAGAGGGGCGCTCAGTGACTCCCAGCAGCTCCTGCCGCTTGCCTCATTGCCTTCAAAGGTTCCCTTCTCTGGAGAGAAGGGCTTACTGCCTATAGGTGAGAATGACTTAGAAGCGAGGAATAGGATTAGTCGTCCTGAAACAGTAGTTTCCTCTGATAGGAAGCTGGAAGACAAGCAGATGGAAGGCAAGGCAGTGGGAAATGCAGGCCAGGTTTCCTCTGGGCAGAAAAAAGAGTATTTACACATAAACATAACTGGGGAAGATAAACCGAGGTCCCACCAGCCTGGGGACCAGCCCGTGCAGCCCAAGACTTCTGAAACAGCGGGTAACACGTTTGAAGGCCCAATCATCTCATCAGTGTTTTCGCTGAGCTCTGGATCTGAAAATGTGCCAGAGGGCATTAAGTGGAATAGTTCAACCACCAAAATAAAGTCCATTGAACTGCTGCGCAGAAAGATAGCGCAGTTGATTGAGTCTTGTGGCAAGCCTACCTCTTTGTCTGCCAATAGTGCTCAGCGGCGTTCCATGGGTCAGGCACCAAAGCTGACTTCAAAAGCAACTCCCAAGGCTATTCAAGAAATGAGTGTGTCCCTTACTGGCTCTGGCCCTGGCCCTACCCCTGGCCCTTCTGTGGGTCCTCTCCAAAAACCTCCAAATGAGGACAGTCTTACTGGCAGCCGACAGCTTGTTCCACAGCAAATCTGTCCCCAGTTTGTCAGTGCTAATGATgggaaaatggaaaacagagtgACCAGAAAGACTCCTGTTGCTACTCCAGTGCTGATCCCCAAAGGGGCTGTGTTGAGGGTCCTTAACTCTTCTGAAGATGCTCACATCATAGAGGCCACCTGTGACACACCTGTTAGCATACCTTGCAGCGAAGCCCAGTTAGCAGGAACACTTCCATTCTGCCCTATGAAACAGACAGGCTCAGGCACCCAGCCCTTGACATGCAGAAGTGGACCGGCAGACATGTCCCCAGGTCTAGAGACATCTCTTCGGCCCAAACCTAGAAAAGAGGACCCAATCTGCAGTGCCACTGCTAAGAAAATGGTCCCTGTGTACAGCACAGCACCAGGAAGCTGTGACTCCATCAGACAAGGAAGGCCAATTTCTAGAAACCTAACTGTAACCAAGAATAAAACCAAGCAAGTGAACTCAgccaagaagaagaacaagatgCAGGCCAATCCCAGCCGCTATTTCAAAGACCCCTCCTTTTTTCAGGTGGCAAGGCAGCTGCGACTCATAGCTGCCAAACCAGATCAGTTGATTAAATGTCCCCGTCGGAACCAGCCTGTCATCGTGTTAAACCATCCTGACGTTGACTCCCCCGAAGTGACCAATGTGATGAAGGTAATCAACAAGTACAAAGGCAACGTCCTCAAGGTTGTCCTGTCTGAGAGGACTAGGTGTCAGCTGAGTGTCCGGAGGTACCATATGCGACTGACCTACCAGAATGTGACAGAAACTAACCACATGAAGAGACAGATGATGTtgaaaatgaaactgaagaaggtTCATAAAAACAACTACCAGGTGGTGGGCTCGTTGCCGGACGACCCTGCCCAGTGTGTCTTTAAGTGCTGGTTCTGTGGGAGGCTCTACGAAGACCAGGAAGAGTGGATGAGTCACGGCCAGAGGCATTTGATAGAGGCCACCAGAGACTGGGATGTCCTCTCTTCAAAGGGCAAATGA